Proteins from a single region of Stappia sp. ES.058:
- a CDS encoding homospermidine synthase — MIGFGSIGKGTLPLIERHFGFDAARVTVIDPVDTDQAMVEERGYRFSKVAITPDNYRDVLTPLLTEGKGQGFCVNLSVDTSSLDLMKLCRELGVLYVDTVVEPWLGFYFDTSADNASRTNYALRETVRREKKKNPGGTTAVSCCGANPGMVSWFVKQALVDIARDTGRTFEEPTTRKGWAKLMKKVGVKGVHIAERDTQRARMPKPMNVFWNTWSAEGFLSEGFQPAELGWGTHENWKPRNAKKQKKGCKAAIFLEQPGANTRVRTWCPTPGAQYGFLVTHNESISIADFFTVRDGKKVVYRPTCHYAYHPANDAVLSLHELFGAAGQVQPKLHVLDETEIADGIDELGVLLYGHAKNAYWYGSQLSIEEARKLAPYQNATGLQVTSAVLAGMVWALENPTAGIVEADEMDYRRCLEVQKPYLGPVKGYYTDWTPLTDRPGLFPEDIDESDPWQFRNVLVH; from the coding sequence ATGATCGGCTTCGGCTCCATCGGCAAGGGCACGTTGCCCCTGATCGAGCGGCACTTCGGCTTCGACGCCGCGCGGGTGACGGTGATCGATCCGGTCGATACCGACCAGGCGATGGTCGAGGAGCGCGGCTACCGCTTCTCCAAGGTGGCGATCACGCCCGACAACTACCGTGATGTGCTGACGCCGCTGCTGACCGAAGGCAAGGGGCAGGGGTTTTGCGTCAACCTGTCGGTCGATACGTCCTCGCTCGACCTGATGAAGCTCTGCCGGGAGCTTGGCGTTCTCTATGTCGATACGGTGGTCGAGCCCTGGCTCGGCTTTTATTTCGACACCTCTGCGGACAATGCATCGCGCACCAACTATGCGCTGCGCGAGACCGTGCGGCGCGAGAAGAAAAAGAACCCCGGCGGCACCACGGCCGTATCCTGCTGCGGGGCCAATCCCGGCATGGTGTCCTGGTTCGTCAAGCAGGCGCTGGTCGACATCGCCCGCGACACGGGGCGCACCTTCGAGGAGCCGACAACCCGCAAGGGCTGGGCGAAGCTGATGAAGAAGGTCGGCGTCAAGGGCGTCCATATCGCCGAGCGCGACACCCAGCGCGCCCGTATGCCGAAGCCGATGAACGTGTTCTGGAACACCTGGTCGGCGGAAGGCTTCCTGTCGGAAGGCTTCCAGCCGGCCGAGCTCGGCTGGGGCACGCATGAAAACTGGAAGCCCAGGAACGCGAAGAAACAGAAGAAGGGCTGCAAGGCGGCGATTTTCCTGGAGCAGCCCGGCGCCAACACGCGCGTTCGCACCTGGTGCCCGACGCCGGGCGCGCAGTACGGTTTCCTCGTCACCCACAATGAGTCGATTTCCATCGCCGATTTCTTCACTGTGCGCGACGGCAAGAAGGTCGTCTATCGCCCGACCTGCCACTATGCCTACCATCCGGCGAACGATGCGGTTCTCTCTCTGCACGAACTCTTCGGCGCCGCCGGCCAGGTGCAGCCGAAGCTCCATGTGCTCGACGAGACCGAAATCGCCGACGGTATCGACGAGCTCGGAGTGTTGCTCTACGGCCACGCGAAGAACGCCTACTGGTACGGCTCGCAGCTCTCCATCGAGGAGGCCCGCAAGCTCGCCCCCTATCAGAACGCGACCGGCCTGCAGGTGACCTCCGCCGTGCTTGCCGGCATGGTCTGGGCTTTGGAAAACCCCACCGCCGGCATCGTCGAGGCGGACGAGATGGACTATCGCCGCTGCCTGGAGGTGCAAAAGCCGTATCTCGGTCCGGTGAAGGGCTATTACACCGACTGGACCCCGCTCACCGATCGTCCGGGCCTGTTTCCCGAAGACATCGACGAGAGCGATCCCTGGCAGTTCCGCAACGTGCTGGTGCACTGA